Proteins encoded in a region of the Streptomyces sp. PCS3-D2 genome:
- the fbaA gene encoding class II fructose-bisphosphate aldolase, which produces MPIATPEVYNEMLDRAKAGKFAYPAINVTSSQTLHAALRGFAEAESDGIIQISTGGAEFLGGQHNKDMVTGAVALAEFAHIVAAKYDITVALHTDHCPKDKLDGYVRPLLDISAERVARGQNPLFQSHMWDGSAETLADNLAIGQELLAKAVAAKIILEVEITPTGGEEDGVSHEINDELYTTVEDAIRTAEALGLGEKGRYLLAASFGNVHGVYKPGNVVLRPELLKDLQAGVAEKFGKASPFDFVFHGGSGSTAEEIATALENGVVKMNLDTDTQYAFTRPVVDHMFSNYAGVLKVDGEVGTKSKYDPRTWGKAAEAGMAARVVEACADLRSAGTRIK; this is translated from the coding sequence ATGCCCATCGCAACCCCCGAGGTCTACAACGAGATGCTCGACCGGGCGAAGGCAGGCAAGTTCGCCTACCCGGCCATCAACGTGACCTCGTCCCAGACCCTGCACGCCGCGCTGCGGGGCTTCGCGGAGGCCGAGAGCGACGGCATCATCCAGATCTCCACCGGTGGTGCGGAGTTCCTGGGTGGCCAGCACAACAAGGACATGGTCACCGGCGCGGTCGCCCTGGCCGAGTTCGCGCACATCGTCGCCGCCAAGTACGACATCACCGTCGCCCTGCACACCGACCACTGCCCCAAGGACAAGCTGGACGGCTACGTACGTCCGCTCCTGGACATCTCCGCCGAGCGCGTCGCCCGCGGTCAGAACCCGCTCTTCCAGTCGCACATGTGGGACGGCTCCGCCGAGACCCTGGCCGACAACCTGGCGATCGGCCAGGAGCTGCTCGCCAAGGCCGTCGCCGCGAAGATCATCCTTGAGGTCGAGATCACCCCGACCGGTGGCGAGGAGGACGGCGTCAGCCACGAGATCAACGACGAGCTGTACACCACCGTCGAGGACGCCATCCGTACCGCCGAGGCCCTGGGCCTGGGCGAGAAGGGCCGCTACCTGCTGGCCGCCTCCTTCGGCAACGTCCACGGCGTCTACAAGCCGGGCAACGTCGTGCTGCGCCCCGAGCTCCTGAAGGACCTCCAGGCCGGTGTCGCCGAGAAGTTCGGCAAGGCCTCGCCGTTCGACTTCGTCTTCCACGGCGGTTCGGGTTCCACGGCCGAGGAGATCGCCACCGCGCTGGAGAACGGCGTGGTGAAGATGAACCTGGACACCGACACCCAGTACGCCTTCACCCGCCCGGTCGTGGACCACATGTTCAGCAACTACGCGGGCGTTTTGAAGGTCGACGGCGAGGTCGGCACCAAGTCGAAGTACGACCCGCGGACCTGGGGCAAGGCCGCCGAGGCGGGCATGGCTGCGCGCGTCGTCGAGGCGTGCGCGGACCTGCGCTCTGCCGGCACCCGGATCAAGTAG
- a CDS encoding MASE1 domain-containing protein, whose protein sequence is MVRTEGWRRPAELLLLILGVAVAYYAGGRIGLRQSVVVDGAQVTPLWLPTGIALAALLWLGLRVWPGISLGTYFAIERISDFDLSELGILAGNTLAPVCAYLLLRRVGYRTAMDRLRDALALVFLGGLLPMLISATAGTWTLVLTGDLPRDGFWPVWTAWWVGDAMGVLVLTPLLLVLRRARLPRDDYRLAEVSALAVTSVIVTLVATRSHLSVLFLVFPLLIWAAVRFQFAGSAPCTLLISVLAISAAHDRAGPFVDYGLLELMVNLQALNGAAALTGLLLAALVTEQNTIRLRIEQVCEDLAELVEHLAPGERPPEH, encoded by the coding sequence GTGGTGCGCACCGAGGGATGGCGACGTCCGGCCGAACTGCTCCTGCTGATCCTCGGCGTCGCCGTCGCCTACTACGCCGGCGGGCGGATCGGCCTGCGCCAGAGCGTGGTCGTCGACGGCGCCCAGGTCACACCGCTGTGGCTGCCCACCGGCATCGCGCTGGCGGCGCTGCTCTGGCTGGGCCTGCGCGTCTGGCCCGGGATCTCCCTGGGCACCTACTTCGCCATCGAACGCATCAGCGATTTCGATCTCAGTGAACTCGGCATCCTCGCGGGGAACACGCTCGCGCCGGTGTGCGCGTACCTGCTGTTGCGCCGGGTGGGCTACCGCACGGCGATGGACCGGCTCCGGGACGCACTGGCGCTCGTCTTCCTGGGCGGCCTGTTGCCGATGCTGATCAGCGCCACGGCCGGCACCTGGACGCTGGTGCTCACCGGCGATCTGCCCCGGGACGGGTTCTGGCCGGTGTGGACGGCCTGGTGGGTCGGGGACGCGATGGGGGTGCTCGTCCTGACCCCGCTGCTGCTGGTCCTGCGCCGGGCCCGGCTGCCCCGGGACGACTACCGGCTGGCCGAGGTGTCGGCCCTGGCGGTCACGTCCGTGATCGTCACGCTCGTGGCCACCCGCAGCCACCTGTCCGTGCTCTTCCTCGTCTTCCCGCTGCTGATCTGGGCGGCGGTCCGCTTCCAGTTCGCCGGGAGCGCGCCGTGCACCCTGCTGATCTCGGTCCTGGCGATCTCGGCGGCGCACGACCGCGCCGGACCGTTCGTCGACTACGGCCTGCTGGAGCTCATGGTCAACCTCCAGGCCCTCAACGGAGCGGCCGCCCTGACCGGACTGCTGCTCGCCGCGCTCGTCACCGAGCAGAACACCATACGGCTGCGGATCGAGCAGGTCTGCGAGGACCTGGCGGAGCTGGTGGAGCACCTGGCCCCCGGCGAGAGACCGCCCGAACACTGA
- a CDS encoding adenylosuccinate synthase: MPALVLLGAQWGDEGKGKATDLLGGSVDYVVRYQGGNNAGHTVVVGDQKYALHLLPSGILSPGCTPVIGNGVVVDPAVLLSELRGLNERGIDTSKLLISGNAHLITPYNVTLDKVGERFLGKRKIGTTGRGIGPTYADKINRVGIRVQDLYDESILSQKVEAALEGKNQLLAKLYNRRAIESAAIVEEMLQYAEQIKPYVADTTLILNNALDEDKVVLFEGGQGTLLDVDHGTYPFVTSSNPTAGGACTGTGVGPTKISRVIGILKAYTTRVGAGPFPTELFDQDGEDLRRIGGERGVTTGRDRRCGWFDAPIARYATRVNGLTDFFLTKLDVLTGWEQIPVCVAYEIDGKRVEELPYSQSDFHHAKPIYEYLPGWSEDITKAKTFSDLPANAQAYVKALEEMSGAPISAIGVGPGRTETIEINSFL; the protein is encoded by the coding sequence GTGCCCGCTCTTGTGCTGCTCGGAGCTCAGTGGGGTGACGAGGGCAAGGGAAAGGCCACCGACCTGCTCGGTGGATCCGTTGACTATGTAGTGCGCTACCAGGGCGGCAACAACGCCGGCCACACGGTCGTCGTCGGCGACCAGAAGTACGCGCTGCACCTTCTCCCTTCCGGCATCCTCTCCCCCGGATGCACCCCGGTCATCGGTAACGGCGTCGTCGTCGACCCGGCCGTCCTGCTCTCCGAGCTGCGCGGTCTCAACGAGCGCGGCATCGACACCTCCAAGCTGCTCATCAGCGGCAACGCTCATCTGATCACGCCCTACAACGTCACCCTCGACAAGGTCGGCGAGCGCTTCCTCGGCAAGCGCAAGATCGGTACCACCGGTCGCGGCATCGGCCCGACCTACGCGGACAAGATCAACCGCGTCGGCATCCGCGTCCAGGACCTCTACGACGAGTCGATCCTCTCCCAGAAGGTCGAGGCGGCGCTGGAGGGCAAGAACCAGCTCCTCGCGAAGCTCTACAACCGCCGCGCGATCGAGTCCGCGGCCATCGTCGAGGAAATGCTCCAGTACGCGGAGCAGATCAAGCCGTACGTCGCCGACACCACCCTGATCCTCAACAACGCGCTGGACGAGGACAAGGTCGTGCTCTTCGAGGGCGGCCAGGGCACCCTGCTCGACGTCGACCACGGCACCTACCCCTTCGTCACCTCGTCGAACCCGACCGCGGGCGGCGCCTGCACCGGCACCGGCGTCGGCCCCACGAAGATCAGCCGTGTCATCGGCATCCTCAAGGCCTACACCACCCGCGTCGGCGCGGGCCCGTTCCCGACCGAGCTGTTCGACCAGGACGGCGAGGACCTGCGCCGCATCGGCGGCGAGCGCGGCGTGACCACCGGCCGCGACCGTCGCTGCGGCTGGTTCGACGCGCCGATCGCACGGTACGCCACCCGCGTGAACGGCCTCACCGACTTCTTCCTCACGAAGCTGGACGTACTGACCGGCTGGGAGCAGATCCCGGTCTGCGTCGCCTACGAGATCGACGGCAAGCGCGTCGAGGAGCTGCCCTACTCGCAGAGCGACTTCCACCACGCGAAGCCGATCTACGAGTACCTCCCCGGCTGGTCCGAGGACATCACCAAGGCCAAGACCTTCTCGGACCTGCCGGCGAACGCCCAGGCCTACGTGAAGGCCCTGGAGGAGATGTCGGGCGCCCCGATCTCCGCGATCGGCGTCGGCCCCGGCCGCACCGAGACGATCGAGATCAACTCGTTCCTGTAG
- a CDS encoding DUF3151 domain-containing protein, whose translation MTMHKNLLGGPEPTYLPENEEAYRLLGEGSLSPAEVVAKDPTFSLAWAMLADEAFEAGRVVESYAYARTGYHRGLDALRRAGWKGHGPIPWDHQANRGFLRCLAALARAAGAIDEKSETERCWQFLNDSSAEAYAELK comes from the coding sequence ATGACGATGCACAAGAACCTGCTCGGCGGCCCGGAGCCGACGTACCTCCCGGAGAACGAAGAGGCGTACCGCCTGCTCGGCGAGGGGTCCCTGTCGCCGGCCGAAGTGGTGGCGAAGGACCCCACGTTCTCGCTCGCCTGGGCGATGCTCGCCGACGAGGCCTTCGAGGCCGGTCGGGTGGTCGAGTCGTACGCGTACGCGCGCACCGGCTACCACCGCGGTCTGGACGCGCTGCGCCGGGCCGGGTGGAAGGGGCACGGCCCCATCCCCTGGGACCACCAGGCCAATCGCGGGTTCCTGCGCTGCCTCGCCGCCCTCGCTCGCGCCGCCGGCGCGATCGACGAGAAGAGCGAGACGGAGAGGTGCTGGCAGTTCCTGAACGACAGCAGCGCCGAGGCGTACGCCGAGCTGAAGTAG
- a CDS encoding tryptophan 2,3-dioxygenase family protein, translating to MSNTLDASGVGGDTPNLDFDGTTPYEDYVQADVLTHLQHLRSDDPGEMVFLVTTQVMELWFTVIVHEWETAAKALSEDRIPVAMDALKRSLRELEALNASWRPLAQLTPAQFNAYRGALGEGSGFQSAMYRRMEFLLGEKSSSMLVPHRGAPRVHAELEKALQEPSLYDEVLRLLARRGLPVPESVLNRDLSLRYEASAEVEAVWTGLYAAPELHADLHRLGEVLTDVAELVWRWRNDHLVATRRAMGAKTGTGGSAGVTWLEKRATKNVFPELWTARSHV from the coding sequence ATGTCGAACACCCTTGATGCCTCCGGAGTCGGCGGGGACACCCCGAACCTCGACTTCGACGGCACGACCCCGTACGAGGACTACGTCCAGGCGGACGTCCTCACCCACCTCCAGCACCTCCGCTCGGACGACCCGGGCGAGATGGTCTTCCTGGTCACGACCCAGGTCATGGAGCTGTGGTTCACGGTCATCGTCCACGAGTGGGAAACCGCCGCGAAGGCTCTGAGCGAGGACCGCATCCCGGTCGCAATGGATGCGCTGAAACGTTCCCTCCGTGAATTGGAGGCCCTCAACGCCTCCTGGCGCCCGCTCGCCCAGCTCACCCCGGCGCAGTTCAACGCCTACCGAGGCGCCCTCGGCGAAGGTTCCGGATTCCAGTCGGCGATGTACCGCCGGATGGAGTTCCTGCTCGGCGAGAAGTCCTCCTCCATGTTGGTCCCGCACCGCGGCGCGCCGCGTGTCCACGCAGAGCTGGAGAAGGCCCTCCAGGAGCCCAGCCTCTACGACGAGGTGTTGCGCCTGCTGGCCCGCCGCGGCCTGCCGGTACCGGAGTCGGTCCTCAACCGGGACCTCTCGCTGCGCTACGAGGCCTCGGCCGAGGTCGAGGCCGTCTGGACCGGCCTGTACGCCGCCCCGGAGCTGCACGCGGACCTCCACCGGCTCGGCGAGGTCCTCACCGACGTCGCCGAGCTCGTCTGGCGCTGGCGCAACGACCACCTGGTGGCCACCCGACGCGCGATGGGCGCGAAGACCGGAACGGGCGGCTCGGCCGGTGTGACCTGGCTGGAGAAGCGCGCGACGAAGAACGTCTTCCCGGAGCTCTGGACGGCGCGCAGCCATGTCTGA
- a CDS encoding PKD domain-containing protein, translated as MRSRRLVVSVAVIAATIGFAPGIAAAAGPVAPGPVAPGPVAPGMGAPAVDLAKAAAPGLKTFSSPAERSVRKALPGAKSGVAAQQAAGNPDLALVLNATATTAHAFDLETTIVSADSALKVTVDWGDGSAPDGMDAHGSTLLKNSHTYAKLGQYTVRVAVTDPANQAEVVNEFQIMTAGSDFVAHTPTRLLDTRDGTGAVRGKVPAYGSTRVKVGGNGTIPEGVTAVALNVTVTNTTSGGHVTAFAEGTDRPTTSNVNFEAGQSVPNLVIVPVGKNGYVELANRGSASVDLIADVTGYFTHADAAGYTPMAPVRFVDTREGLGTARGQLQGQKTFGTKISGLRGVPAGITAVALNVTVTNPREAGHLSVFPGGGSVPITSNLNFTAGQTVANAVIVPVGPDGTIDVRNGAWAGTDVVVDVVGYYSTQSKAAYMPITSVRLLDTRDPRWTHGPMQGRGYIWHPLSVDEPGIAGFVLNTTVTNTAGAGFLSVAPDPNTREQYRLGRQVFPDRPTASTLNWTARRTVPNLVQAAAGNNGIVDYWNQGWDNTDLIVDIFGYYESN; from the coding sequence GTGCGCAGTCGCCGTCTCGTAGTTTCCGTTGCCGTCATCGCGGCCACCATCGGCTTTGCGCCGGGCATCGCCGCGGCCGCCGGGCCCGTCGCGCCCGGGCCCGTCGCGCCCGGGCCCGTCGCGCCCGGGATGGGTGCGCCGGCCGTCGACCTGGCCAAGGCCGCGGCGCCGGGCCTGAAGACCTTCAGCAGTCCCGCGGAGCGCTCCGTCCGCAAGGCTCTGCCCGGTGCCAAGAGCGGGGTCGCCGCCCAGCAGGCGGCCGGTAACCCTGACCTGGCCCTCGTCCTGAACGCCACGGCCACCACCGCGCACGCGTTCGACCTGGAGACCACCATCGTCAGCGCCGACTCCGCGCTGAAGGTCACCGTCGACTGGGGCGACGGGAGCGCCCCGGACGGCATGGACGCGCACGGCTCGACGCTGCTGAAGAACAGTCACACCTACGCGAAGCTCGGCCAGTACACCGTCAGGGTCGCCGTGACGGACCCGGCCAACCAGGCCGAGGTCGTCAACGAGTTCCAGATCATGACCGCCGGCTCGGACTTCGTCGCGCACACCCCGACCCGCCTGCTGGACACCCGCGACGGCACCGGCGCGGTCCGGGGCAAGGTCCCCGCGTACGGCTCGACCCGGGTGAAGGTCGGCGGCAACGGGACCATCCCGGAAGGCGTCACCGCCGTCGCCCTCAACGTGACCGTCACGAACACCACCAGCGGCGGACACGTCACGGCGTTCGCCGAGGGCACCGACCGGCCGACGACCTCGAACGTCAACTTCGAGGCGGGCCAGTCCGTTCCGAACCTGGTCATCGTGCCCGTCGGCAAGAACGGCTACGTGGAGCTCGCCAACCGCGGTTCGGCGTCCGTGGACCTGATCGCGGACGTGACCGGCTACTTCACGCACGCCGACGCGGCCGGCTACACGCCGATGGCGCCGGTCCGGTTCGTCGACACCCGTGAGGGCCTCGGCACCGCCCGGGGCCAGCTGCAGGGCCAGAAGACCTTCGGCACGAAGATCAGCGGCCTGCGCGGAGTGCCGGCAGGCATCACCGCCGTGGCGCTGAACGTGACCGTGACCAACCCGAGGGAGGCCGGGCACCTGTCCGTCTTCCCGGGCGGCGGGAGCGTCCCGATCACGTCCAACCTGAACTTCACCGCGGGCCAGACCGTCGCGAACGCCGTGATCGTGCCGGTCGGCCCCGACGGCACCATCGACGTCCGCAACGGCGCCTGGGCCGGTACGGACGTCGTCGTCGACGTCGTCGGCTACTACAGCACCCAGAGCAAGGCCGCCTACATGCCGATCACCTCGGTCCGGCTGCTCGACACCCGCGACCCCCGCTGGACGCACGGCCCGATGCAGGGCCGCGGCTACATCTGGCACCCGCTGTCCGTGGACGAGCCCGGCATCGCCGGGTTCGTGCTGAACACCACGGTCACCAACACCGCCGGTGCGGGCTTCCTGTCGGTCGCCCCCGACCCGAACACGCGGGAGCAGTACCGGCTGGGCCGCCAGGTCTTCCCGGACCGCCCCACCGCATCGACGCTGAACTGGACGGCCCGCCGGACCGTCCCGAACCTGGTCCAGGCAGCCGCCGGGAACAACGGCATCGTCGACTACTGGAACCAGGGCTGGGACAACACCGACCTGATCGTCGACATCTTCGGCTACTACGAGAGCAACTGA
- the pyrE gene encoding orotate phosphoribosyltransferase: protein MSDVNEVMPSGTRDALLQQIKDKAVVHGKVILSSGREADYYIDLRRITLDGEAAPLVGQVMLDLTAELDYDCVGGLTLGADPVATSMLHASAARGQRLDAFVVRKAQKAHGMQRRIEGADVKGRRCLVVEDTSTTGGSPLTAVEAVREAGGEVVAVATIVDRGAADAIAEAGLPYLTGYRLEDLGLS from the coding sequence ATGAGTGACGTCAACGAAGTCATGCCGTCGGGCACGCGCGATGCGCTTCTGCAGCAGATCAAGGACAAGGCCGTCGTGCACGGCAAGGTGATCCTCTCCTCCGGCCGGGAGGCCGACTACTACATCGACCTCCGCCGGATCACCCTCGACGGCGAGGCGGCCCCGCTGGTCGGCCAGGTCATGCTCGACCTCACCGCCGAGCTCGACTACGACTGCGTCGGCGGCCTGACCCTCGGTGCCGACCCGGTCGCCACCTCGATGCTGCACGCCTCCGCCGCGCGCGGTCAGCGCCTGGACGCCTTCGTCGTCCGCAAGGCGCAGAAGGCGCACGGCATGCAGCGCCGCATCGAGGGCGCCGACGTGAAGGGCAGGCGCTGCCTGGTGGTCGAGGACACCTCGACCACCGGCGGTTCCCCGCTGACCGCCGTAGAGGCCGTCCGCGAGGCCGGCGGCGAGGTCGTCGCCGTCGCCACGATCGTCGACCGCGGCGCGGCCGACGCGATCGCCGAGGCGGGCCTGCCGTACCTCACCGGCTACCGCCTCGAGGACCTCGGCCTGTCCTGA
- a CDS encoding alpha/beta hydrolase, with the protein MTDPAAVERDAAEAASAFAHPAVAPDATAAYGEHPDHVVDFYAPRGETPGPAPLVVVLHGGAWRAPYDRQHVTPFADFLARSGFAVANVEYRRGSSLPHQDAEGPVAGRWPETFDDVAAAMDALPGLVASALPQADVRRVVVTGHSAGGHLALWAAARHVLPPGSPWRLPAPPMLRGVVALAPIADFAVAEELGVCGGASAQLLGGADHWDERMPSADPASLLPTGIATAVVQGRDDIVVPQQVAEAYVVAAAKAGEMVGLTLLDGVGHFPLIDPAADACAVVAEEISQLAW; encoded by the coding sequence ATGACGGACCCCGCCGCCGTGGAACGGGACGCCGCCGAGGCCGCCTCGGCCTTTGCCCATCCGGCGGTCGCACCGGACGCGACGGCCGCGTACGGCGAACACCCCGACCACGTCGTCGACTTCTACGCCCCGCGCGGCGAGACCCCGGGCCCGGCCCCGCTGGTGGTGGTCCTGCACGGCGGGGCATGGCGGGCCCCCTACGACAGGCAGCACGTCACCCCCTTCGCCGACTTCCTGGCCCGAAGCGGTTTCGCCGTCGCCAACGTCGAGTACCGGCGCGGAAGTTCCCTGCCCCACCAGGACGCCGAGGGGCCGGTGGCCGGGCGCTGGCCGGAGACGTTCGACGACGTCGCCGCCGCGATGGACGCCCTGCCGGGGCTCGTCGCCTCCGCCCTGCCGCAGGCCGACGTCCGTCGCGTGGTCGTCACCGGTCACTCGGCGGGCGGCCACCTCGCGCTGTGGGCCGCGGCCCGGCACGTGCTCCCGCCCGGCTCGCCGTGGCGGCTGCCCGCCCCGCCGATGCTGCGCGGGGTGGTGGCGCTGGCGCCGATCGCGGACTTCGCGGTGGCGGAGGAACTGGGCGTGTGCGGCGGGGCGAGCGCGCAGCTGCTGGGCGGCGCGGACCACTGGGACGAGCGCATGCCGTCGGCCGACCCGGCGTCGCTGCTGCCGACGGGCATCGCCACGGCGGTGGTCCAGGGCCGCGACGACATCGTGGTCCCGCAGCAGGTGGCCGAGGCGTACGTGGTGGCGGCCGCGAAGGCCGGCGAGATGGTCGGGCTGACCCTGCTCGACGGGGTCGGCCACTTCCCGCTGATCGACCCGGCGGCGGACGCCTGCGCGGTGGTGGCGGAGGAGATCTCCCAGCTGGCCTGGTAG
- a CDS encoding diacylglycerol kinase family protein: MSEAGAPVGGLLVLVDPVARRLDGESVRIAKDVLSAGAAAKICLPDSQEEFARALARRGQRQPVIVGDDGALVRAVGLLHRERGLGESALALVPVGPVGSLALAMSLGVPQSTVAAARAVLDGSVRTCDLLVDDSDGVVLGALRISPLRGPERGIPRPAGPSVWSAYRSLVRTLVRPVVAAGGAGGGHHRLRVEADGVVLADVDQPVADVSVRTRRDGEPAEVAVRTGGGFAGSTVTARAKTVTVSGADFRYRADGAMTGPVRRRTWTLRPGSWMLTLPR, encoded by the coding sequence ATGAGCGAAGCGGGCGCGCCGGTAGGCGGTCTGCTGGTGCTCGTCGACCCGGTCGCCCGCCGTCTCGACGGCGAGTCCGTGCGGATCGCGAAGGATGTGTTGTCAGCGGGCGCGGCGGCGAAGATCTGCCTCCCGGATTCGCAGGAGGAGTTTGCGCGGGCGCTTGCCCGCCGGGGTCAACGGCAGCCGGTGATCGTGGGTGACGACGGTGCCCTGGTGCGGGCGGTGGGACTGCTGCACCGGGAGCGGGGGCTGGGCGAGAGCGCTCTGGCCCTGGTCCCGGTGGGGCCGGTGGGGTCCCTGGCGCTGGCGATGTCCCTGGGGGTTCCCCAGTCCACCGTCGCGGCGGCCCGGGCGGTGCTCGACGGGTCGGTGCGGACGTGTGACCTGCTGGTCGACGACAGTGACGGGGTGGTCCTCGGCGCGCTGCGGATTTCGCCGCTGCGCGGCCCGGAGCGGGGGATCCCCAGGCCGGCCGGGCCGTCGGTGTGGAGCGCCTACCGCTCGCTGGTGCGGACGCTGGTCCGGCCGGTGGTGGCGGCGGGCGGTGCGGGCGGCGGTCACCACCGGCTCCGGGTGGAGGCCGACGGGGTCGTGCTGGCGGATGTGGACCAGCCCGTGGCGGACGTCTCGGTGCGCACGCGGCGCGACGGCGAACCGGCGGAGGTCGCGGTGCGCACGGGCGGCGGCTTCGCCGGCTCGACGGTGACGGCCCGGGCGAAGACGGTGACGGTCTCGGGCGCGGACTTCCGCTACCGGGCCGACGGCGCGATGACCGGCCCGGTTCGCCGCCGTACGTGGACGCTGCGCCCCGGGTCCTGGATGCTCACCCTGCCGCGGTGA
- the kynU gene encoding kynureninase, giving the protein MSDIRSDLRTRAAELDAADELATLRERFTLPDGVVYLDGNSLGALPAGVAAATADVVARQWGELLIRSWDESGWWTAPERIGDKIAPLIGAAPGQVVVGDSTSVNLFKALVGGARLAAPGRTRLLVDSATFPTDGYIAQSAARLTGLTVVPVDPAQAAEAIDADTAVVLLNHVDYRSGRLHDLPALTAAAHAAGAVAVWDLCHSAGALPVGLDAHGVDLAVGCTYKYLNGGPGAPAYLYIAARHQDAFDSPLPGWNGHADPFAMTPAYEAARGATRGRVGTPDILSMLALEAALDAWDGVAVEAVRAKSLALTDFFLACVAAYVPQGLVESVTPAEHECRGSQVSLRTDNARKVMGELIARGVIGDFRAPDVLRFGFTPLYVGFADAERAARTLGHIFG; this is encoded by the coding sequence ATGTCTGACATCCGGTCCGACCTGCGGACCCGTGCGGCCGAGCTGGACGCCGCCGACGAGCTGGCCACACTGCGCGAGCGCTTCACCCTGCCCGACGGGGTCGTCTACCTCGACGGCAACTCGCTCGGGGCGCTGCCCGCCGGTGTGGCCGCGGCCACCGCCGACGTCGTCGCCCGGCAGTGGGGCGAACTGCTCATCCGCTCGTGGGACGAGAGCGGTTGGTGGACCGCGCCCGAGCGGATCGGCGACAAGATCGCCCCGCTGATCGGCGCCGCTCCCGGCCAGGTGGTCGTGGGTGACTCCACCAGCGTCAACCTCTTCAAGGCCCTGGTCGGCGGTGCCCGCCTCGCCGCCCCCGGCCGGACCAGGCTGCTGGTCGACTCGGCGACGTTCCCCACCGACGGCTACATCGCGCAGTCGGCGGCCCGGCTGACGGGCCTGACCGTCGTCCCGGTCGACCCCGCGCAGGCGGCGGAGGCGATCGACGCCGACACCGCCGTGGTCCTGCTCAACCACGTCGACTACCGCAGCGGCCGGCTCCACGACCTGCCGGCCCTCACGGCGGCGGCCCACGCCGCCGGGGCGGTCGCGGTCTGGGACCTCTGCCACTCCGCGGGCGCCCTGCCCGTGGGCCTCGACGCGCACGGTGTCGACCTGGCGGTCGGCTGCACGTACAAGTACCTCAACGGCGGCCCCGGCGCCCCCGCGTACCTGTACATCGCAGCTCGCCACCAGGACGCCTTCGACTCCCCCCTCCCCGGCTGGAACGGCCACGCGGATCCGTTCGCGATGACCCCGGCCTACGAGGCGGCGCGGGGCGCGACCCGCGGCCGCGTCGGCACCCCAGACATCCTGTCCATGCTGGCGCTGGAGGCGGCGCTCGACGCCTGGGACGGAGTCGCCGTCGAGGCCGTGCGCGCCAAGTCCCTCGCCCTGACCGATTTCTTCCTCGCGTGTGTGGCGGCGTACGTCCCGCAGGGCCTGGTCGAGTCGGTCACCCCGGCCGAGCACGAGTGCCGCGGCAGCCAGGTCTCGCTGCGGACCGACAACGCCCGGAAGGTCATGGGGGAGCTCATCGCCCGGGGCGTCATCGGCGACTTCCGCGCACCCGACGTCCTGCGCTTCGGCTTCACACCGCTCTACGTCGGTTTCGCCGACGCCGAGCGTGCGGCGCGCACGCTGGGTCACATTTTCGGGTGA
- a CDS encoding PP2C family protein-serine/threonine phosphatase gives MSRRRPPRVASADLLSTLGKLTAQARQGVELQQARVELAEALQREMLPTALPCVPGLRTAARYSPARNGLDIGGDWYDGFRLPEGALAFCIGDVQGHDVDAAAFMGQVRICLRAVAAVVVDPGEVLSRANEVLLSMNRDLFATCSLLRFDPDTWELESSRAGHIPAVWATVDGRYGITEDTGGLPLNLVAGSAYEVTRRRLTQAGSIVLLTDGVVEGPRFPLEVGLERVVEVVREAAGSDPAELAAEVMKVADSTGHADDAAVLVLSHDAAGSAPGQCPDPDP, from the coding sequence ATGAGCCGGCGCCGTCCCCCTCGGGTGGCCAGCGCCGACCTGTTGAGCACGCTCGGAAAACTGACCGCACAGGCACGCCAGGGCGTGGAGCTCCAGCAGGCCCGTGTGGAACTGGCCGAGGCGCTGCAACGCGAGATGCTGCCCACCGCGCTGCCCTGCGTGCCGGGCCTGCGCACCGCGGCCCGTTACTCGCCCGCCCGGAACGGCCTGGACATCGGCGGCGACTGGTACGACGGCTTCCGGCTGCCGGAGGGCGCGCTCGCCTTCTGCATCGGCGACGTCCAAGGGCACGACGTCGACGCGGCCGCGTTCATGGGCCAGGTCAGGATCTGTCTGCGGGCCGTGGCGGCCGTGGTCGTCGATCCCGGTGAGGTGCTGAGCCGGGCCAACGAAGTGCTGCTCTCGATGAACCGCGATCTCTTCGCGACCTGCAGCCTGCTCCGCTTCGACCCGGACACCTGGGAGCTGGAGAGCTCCCGGGCCGGTCACATCCCCGCGGTCTGGGCCACGGTCGACGGCCGGTACGGCATCACCGAGGACACCGGCGGGCTGCCGCTGAACCTGGTGGCCGGGTCGGCCTACGAGGTGACCCGGCGGCGGCTGACGCAGGCGGGATCGATCGTCCTGCTCACCGACGGCGTGGTCGAGGGCCCGCGCTTCCCGCTCGAAGTGGGGCTGGAACGGGTGGTCGAGGTCGTCCGGGAAGCGGCCGGCAGCGACCCGGCCGAGCTGGCCGCCGAGGTGATGAAGGTGGCCGATTCGACGGGCCACGCGGACGACGCCGCGGTCCTCGTCCTCAGCCACGACGCGGCCGGATCCGCCCCGGGGCAGTGCCCGGACCCCGACCCCTGA